A window of Rhododendron vialii isolate Sample 1 chromosome 11a, ASM3025357v1 contains these coding sequences:
- the LOC131306895 gene encoding uncharacterized protein LOC131306895, giving the protein MAEQILSNLRDDPDLKWPGKLRSDPSRRAKDKYCRFHRDHRHNTDDCIDLKQQIEDLIQRGRLQCFVTKKHQKQPRKEDTSKERRDGAAPRSGPIGEIKIIHGGFAGGGESSHARKAQLRKLRTEEYLEVNIIDRPSKIQKKEEIPIIFSEEDLKGIQIPHDDPLVITIVIANYLTRRVLIDSGSSADILYLHAYDQLKVGRERLRPMASPLVGFAGTPVYPAGQIALPITMGEEKSQITGMIDFIVVDCPSSAYNAILGRTTLNKIGAIISTYHLMIKFPTSEGVACIRGDQKAARECYVTSLRRVNITMNIESLDTRNEEKL; this is encoded by the coding sequence ATGGCAGAGCAAATCCTCAGCAATCTACGAGACGATCCAGACCTCAAGTGGCCAGGAAAGCTGAGATCCGATCCTAGTAGGAGAGCTAAGGATAAATACTGTAGGTTTCACAGAGACCACAGACATAATACAGATGATTGCATTGACTTGAAACAGCAAATCGAGGATTTAATCCAAAGAGGGAGACTTCAGTGTTTCGTAACAAAGAAACACCAGAAGCAGCCCAGAAAGGAAGACACAAGCAAAGAGCGAAGGGACGGTGCTGCACCCCGGTCCGGCCCCATTGGAGAGATCAAGAtcatccatggaggatttgccGGAGGTGGAGAGTCCAGCCATGCAAGAAAGGCCCAGCTAAGAAAATTGCGAACAGAAGAATATTTGGAGGTCAACATAATTGACCGCCCAAGCAAGATCCAGAAAAAAGAGGAGATACCCATAATTTTCTCAGAAGAAGATCTCAAAGGGATCCAGATTCCCCATGATGACCCCCTGGTCATAACCATTGTTATAGCAAACTACCTCACACGAAGAGTATTGATCGACAGCGGAAGTTCAGCTGATATACTCTACCTTCATGCATATGACCAGTTAAAGGTCGGACGAGAAAGGCTAAGGCCTATGGCGTCACCACTAGTTGGATTTGCAGGTACGCCTGTTTACCCAGCTGGTCAGATAGCACTACCAATTACTATGGGAGAGGAGAAAAGTCAGATTACGGGTATGATTGATTTCATAGTAGTCGACTGTCCCTCATCAGCATATAATGCAATCTTAGGAAGGACGACTTTGAACAAGATTGGGGCAATAATCTCCACTTACCATTTGATGATAAAGTTCCCAACATCCGAAGGAGTTGCCTGTATCAGAGGAGATCAGAAAGCAGCACGGGAATGCTATGTTACTTCACTCAGAAGAGTTAACATTACCATGAATATAGAGAGTCTCGACACTCGAAATGAAGAGAAACTCTAA
- the LOC131306896 gene encoding uncharacterized protein LOC131306896: MVMAKFLFKEGNGSHEIVIVSKTLIEDSFPVLLHHRRPPQPNPSAPPPPLTAITTRLLRTSTTTKLQAVLKSDCGRFSFANDCKTKEVLGAGGAVVMFRGHQGSTSVVKFQSLFHEFWGGFGAQTE; this comes from the exons atggtgatggcaaag tttctctttaaGGAAGGGAATGGGTCTCATGAGATAGTTATAGTTAGTAAGACGTTAAT AGAAGATTCCTTCCCAGTTCTCCTCCACCACCGCCGACCACCACAACCGAACCCCAGCGCTCCCCCACCGCCGTTGACCGCCATCACCACCAGGCTTCTGCGCACTTCGACCACCACGaag TTGCAAGCAGTGCTAAAGTCAGATTGCGGAAGATTTTCGTTTGCTAATGACTGTAAGACTAAG GAGGTGCTTGGAGCTGGTG GAGCGGTTGTTATGTTTAGAGGGCACCAAGGCAGTACAAGTGTAGTGAAGTTTCAGTCCCTATTCCAtgagttttggggtggtttcggGGCTCAAACAGAGTGA